The following are from one region of the Nitrospirota bacterium genome:
- a CDS encoding thioredoxin domain-containing protein, with the protein MNNLKDEKSPYLLQHAENPVNWYPWSEAAFSKAKEEDKPVFLSIGYSTCHWCHVMKRESFEDVGVAKLLNDTFISIKLDREERPDIDNIYMTVCQMITGRGGWPLTIMMFPNGRPFYAATYIPKTGRGSTPGMLELIPQIKNIWRLKRSDLLSIAEKITEKLNEPAHHSYRDNTTSSELTAKTYQALETSFDNENGGFSHAPKFPTPHNILFLLRYYFETGTKSALHMVEKTLYAMRLGGMYDHIGHGFHRYSTDSRWHVPHFEKMLYDQALLAMAYTEAYQVTRNPFYEKTAREILTYVLRDMRSSDGAFYCAEDAESQGQEGFFYLWRYDDIINLLSPDESKIVTEFFNVKVEGNFVDELTGALNGFNILYMVKTPGTQAESDLLESAVKKLYNERIKRIPPGKDDKILTDLNGLMAAALAIAGRAFNDDSFIKAAKDAVLFIETAMATETGALYHRFRDGHSAIDSTINDYAALTWALIELYETTFESTFLTKAGKYMDFILDNFWDDEASGFYFTSKTSETLIARQKELYDAAQPSGNSISLYNMLKLCRLTASHTLEQKAHKFIDAFYGKISEHPAAYTFFILAAGLALGKRNEIVVAGNTDEALKVLKILGQHFLPNSVFVLKSTDTERDNPTDYTADMNDIDGKPAIYICTGNACQKPVTDLSEALGIVASP; encoded by the coding sequence ATGAACAACTTAAAGGATGAGAAGAGTCCCTATTTGCTTCAACACGCTGAAAACCCTGTTAACTGGTACCCTTGGTCTGAGGCGGCTTTTAGTAAGGCAAAGGAGGAGGATAAACCTGTTTTTCTTTCGATTGGGTACTCCACTTGCCACTGGTGCCATGTGATGAAACGGGAGAGTTTTGAAGATGTCGGGGTGGCAAAGCTTCTCAATGACACGTTTATTTCCATAAAGTTAGACAGGGAGGAGCGTCCTGATATAGACAACATTTATATGACAGTTTGCCAGATGATAACAGGAAGAGGAGGTTGGCCCCTTACGATTATGATGTTTCCTAACGGCAGACCATTTTATGCCGCTACGTATATCCCAAAGACAGGGAGAGGCTCAACACCGGGAATGTTAGAGCTTATCCCGCAAATTAAAAACATCTGGAGACTAAAACGTTCCGACCTCTTAAGTATAGCTGAAAAAATCACTGAAAAACTCAACGAGCCAGCTCATCATTCATATAGAGATAATACTACGAGCAGTGAATTAACCGCTAAAACCTATCAGGCACTTGAGACAAGTTTTGACAATGAAAATGGCGGATTTTCACACGCTCCGAAATTTCCAACCCCCCATAATATTTTATTTTTACTGAGATACTATTTTGAGACTGGTACTAAATCTGCCCTTCATATGGTTGAAAAGACTCTGTATGCTATGCGCCTGGGTGGAATGTATGATCACATAGGGCATGGTTTTCACCGCTACAGCACAGATAGCCGCTGGCATGTCCCTCACTTTGAAAAAATGCTCTATGACCAGGCACTTTTGGCTATGGCTTATACGGAGGCTTATCAGGTAACAAGAAATCCATTTTATGAGAAAACCGCCCGTGAAATCCTGACTTATGTCTTAAGAGATATGCGCAGCTCCGACGGCGCCTTTTACTGTGCCGAGGACGCTGAAAGCCAGGGACAGGAGGGCTTTTTTTATCTCTGGCGCTATGATGATATTATAAACTTGTTAAGTCCTGATGAATCTAAAATCGTTACAGAGTTCTTTAATGTTAAAGTGGAAGGGAATTTTGTTGACGAATTAACAGGCGCTTTAAATGGTTTTAATATTCTTTATATGGTAAAGACTCCCGGCACTCAGGCCGAATCTGACCTGCTTGAAAGCGCTGTTAAGAAACTCTACAACGAACGAATTAAAAGAATACCCCCCGGTAAGGATGATAAAATACTTACAGATTTAAACGGCCTGATGGCTGCAGCATTAGCAATAGCCGGACGTGCTTTTAATGATGATAGTTTCATAAAGGCGGCAAAGGACGCAGTTTTATTTATAGAAACTGCTATGGCTACTGAAACAGGCGCATTGTATCACCGCTTCAGAGACGGCCACAGTGCCATAGATTCCACCATTAATGACTACGCAGCTTTAACATGGGCACTCATTGAGCTTTATGAAACCACTTTTGAATCAACCTTTCTTACCAAAGCCGGGAAATATATGGATTTTATTTTGGATAATTTCTGGGATGATGAGGCATCCGGATTTTACTTTACAAGTAAGACTTCTGAGACTTTGATAGCACGCCAAAAGGAACTCTATGACGCTGCACAGCCATCTGGTAATTCCATTTCCCTCTATAATATGCTAAAACTTTGCCGCTTAACCGCCTCCCATACACTCGAACAAAAAGCTCATAAGTTCATAGATGCCTTTTACGGCAAGATAAGTGAACATCCGGCAGCATACACTTTTTTTATTTTGGCTGCGGGATTAGCCCTTGGTAAAAGAAATGAAATCGTTGTTGCAGGCAATACTGATGAGGCACTAAAAGTGCTTAAGATACTGGGACAACATTTTCTGCCCAACTCTGTGTTTGTACTTAAATCCACTGATACCGAGAGAGACAATCCCACAGATTATACAGCGGATATGAATGACATTGATGGTAAACCCGCCATTTATATTTGTACAGGGAATGCCTGCCAAAAACCTGTTACTGACCTGTCAGAGGCATTAGGTATAGTAGCAAGTCCATGA
- a CDS encoding HEAT repeat domain-containing protein, giving the protein MDDKSTQGKSSILDGFARALNASGSAILNMYDTTADLVSKAANSVVNITPRMPALPKFPDNMFSSLRLTKPGEKKSLDAKIKDYEGKVKKLYAEVGRLSAEGEDAESESIGAIVRQVKDYEREIERLKTRQAELKELENQEEAQRHQSKSATSSLNKKGKPDESKVAASVEAAIQRAIRSKEFLTDSEREIFAKIAGDILDSEMEIKIMAVSELGRFGFKAAVPILIEAAGYKNPYLISDIINALINLDDTSAIPFLKEAARFSNFRVRVGALRGLYKLAGDDNAIPVLLNALKDEHQEVRKTAATFLGWRDSSDTVPALVQALHDRDEGVKKSAITALSTIKDKSAVSPLIRTLTDESRDIREKALEAINTITGEYVSFNVDLTGDVLASEIDKLRRWWQGVKTLELSPLVAESVSNGASVKAAEQSETSGEGM; this is encoded by the coding sequence ATGGACGATAAATCAACACAAGGGAAATCATCTATACTTGATGGGTTTGCAAGGGCGTTAAACGCAAGCGGCTCTGCTATTTTAAACATGTACGACACAACGGCAGACCTTGTCTCAAAAGCGGCAAACTCTGTGGTCAACATTACGCCCAGAATGCCAGCTCTGCCAAAGTTTCCGGACAATATGTTCTCTTCTCTGAGACTTACAAAGCCGGGTGAGAAAAAGAGCCTTGATGCTAAAATTAAAGATTACGAGGGTAAAGTAAAGAAACTCTACGCTGAGGTCGGGAGACTTAGTGCTGAGGGAGAGGATGCCGAATCGGAAAGCATAGGGGCGATTGTCAGACAGGTTAAAGACTACGAACGTGAGATAGAGCGGTTAAAAACCCGACAGGCAGAGCTCAAAGAGCTTGAAAACCAGGAAGAGGCGCAGAGACACCAATCAAAATCTGCAACCAGCTCGTTAAATAAAAAAGGTAAACCGGATGAGAGCAAAGTAGCGGCCTCCGTAGAGGCAGCCATACAGCGTGCAATAAGGAGCAAGGAGTTTTTAACGGACTCTGAACGGGAGATATTTGCTAAAATTGCCGGGGACATTCTTGACTCTGAGATGGAAATAAAGATAATGGCGGTGTCTGAGCTTGGACGCTTTGGGTTTAAGGCAGCCGTGCCAATACTGATAGAGGCTGCAGGCTACAAAAATCCATACCTTATTTCAGACATAATAAATGCGCTTATAAATCTGGACGACACTTCTGCTATCCCGTTTTTAAAAGAGGCTGCGAGGTTTTCAAATTTCAGAGTGAGAGTGGGAGCTTTGCGGGGGCTTTACAAGCTTGCCGGAGACGATAACGCAATTCCGGTGCTGCTAAATGCACTTAAGGATGAACACCAGGAGGTCAGAAAAACAGCGGCCACATTCCTTGGCTGGAGAGACTCCTCAGACACTGTTCCAGCCCTTGTACAAGCGCTTCACGACAGAGATGAGGGAGTCAAAAAGTCGGCCATAACAGCCCTCTCAACGATAAAAGACAAGTCAGCCGTCTCACCCCTTATTCGCACTCTTACCGATGAATCACGCGACATACGGGAAAAGGCGCTTGAAGCCATAAATACAATAACCGGCGAGTATGTGTCTTTCAATGTTGATCTCACAGGGGATGTGCTTGCATCGGAGATAGATAAGTTAAGGAGATGGTGGCAGGGGGTAAAGACGCTGGAGTTGTCCCCGTTAGTGGCCGAATCGGTTTCTAATGGTGCTTCAGTGAAAGCTGCCGAACAATCAGAGACTTCAGGAGAGGGTATGTAG
- a CDS encoding trypsin-like peptidase domain-containing protein, with protein sequence MADTSESKYRNNNRNGFEQPRASCPKSFRPWIWTLVLLAVLTLAWAFYESYKEGGIVRNILETDDVSKMVKLKKSSPYDRVALTEPVGQVQTSYHDIIDKVRPAVISIDVVLEPNPQTPVAFQVPELVAIQQPLTYTRVGSGVIVEPTGYVLTSYHVIDGAKTMKGTVYLPGGGKEYKLKVVNVNKDADLALLRLDGEGPFAHADLGDSNAVRTGDVVIALGSPFGFDYSVSVGIISSKNRSITVGGRVYDGLFQTDAALNKGSSGGPLVNVAGEVIAISNAIYSPSGGFTGVGFAIPVSEASQLVAGVVDFNDIVPQVGGQMVAWAKQGKQVGNSYKLPSGMMITPPHPYRGKCLDCHPQLCQFGGGGRLAVQPNKQNQGAVPAALQQDTQATQPFFGALLLDVDSVIATHFNLPHRGGLLVDKVYPGTPAEAAGLKRGDVILRVDGRRLANVAEFKTILAGKPAGAKFDLTVATGDTRKTLTMKTIPEPPFLPKMTQATKPIKEFDWLGTEVEPIKPPLSAYVKNGVYVSDAGGVLKAAGVIKGDIITAINNKPVSDMFSFVGITGDVNVKEGFVLDIIRSGQPMFITVKG encoded by the coding sequence ATGGCAGACACAAGTGAGAGCAAATACAGAAACAACAACCGCAACGGTTTTGAGCAGCCGCGTGCAAGCTGCCCTAAGAGTTTCAGACCGTGGATTTGGACCCTTGTACTACTAGCAGTACTGACGTTAGCGTGGGCTTTTTACGAAAGTTACAAGGAGGGGGGTATTGTCAGAAATATCCTCGAAACAGATGATGTCTCTAAGATGGTAAAGCTGAAAAAGTCCAGCCCCTATGACAGAGTGGCACTGACGGAGCCTGTGGGGCAGGTGCAGACCAGTTATCATGATATCATAGACAAGGTCAGACCGGCAGTTATCAGCATAGACGTGGTGTTGGAGCCTAATCCTCAGACTCCTGTGGCGTTTCAGGTGCCTGAGCTTGTCGCTATTCAGCAGCCCTTGACTTATACACGGGTAGGCTCTGGTGTAATTGTTGAGCCTACAGGCTATGTGCTTACAAGTTACCACGTGATAGATGGCGCAAAGACGATGAAAGGCACTGTGTATTTGCCCGGAGGCGGAAAAGAGTATAAACTTAAGGTTGTAAATGTAAACAAGGATGCCGATTTAGCGCTTCTTAGATTAGATGGCGAGGGGCCTTTTGCCCACGCTGATTTGGGTGACTCTAATGCTGTGCGTACAGGCGATGTTGTTATAGCGCTTGGCAGCCCGTTTGGGTTTGATTATAGTGTAAGTGTTGGAATAATCAGCAGCAAAAACCGCTCCATTACGGTAGGCGGCAGGGTGTACGACGGGTTGTTTCAGACGGATGCTGCTTTGAATAAGGGCAGCAGCGGAGGCCCTCTGGTTAACGTTGCCGGCGAGGTTATAGCGATAAGTAATGCCATTTATTCCCCATCGGGAGGTTTTACAGGTGTTGGGTTTGCTATTCCTGTAAGTGAGGCCTCTCAGCTTGTGGCAGGAGTGGTGGATTTTAATGACATAGTGCCTCAGGTTGGAGGCCAAATGGTGGCATGGGCAAAGCAAGGCAAGCAGGTAGGAAATTCCTATAAGCTTCCAAGTGGCATGATGATAACACCGCCGCATCCCTACAGAGGCAAGTGCCTTGACTGTCACCCGCAGTTGTGCCAGTTTGGCGGAGGCGGCAGGTTGGCGGTTCAACCCAACAAACAGAACCAAGGTGCAGTTCCGGCAGCTTTGCAACAAGATACTCAGGCAACTCAGCCCTTCTTTGGCGCACTCTTGCTTGATGTGGACTCAGTCATAGCAACGCACTTTAACCTTCCGCACAGGGGCGGCCTGCTTGTGGATAAAGTGTATCCCGGAACGCCTGCTGAGGCGGCAGGGCTTAAGCGCGGTGATGTTATCCTTCGGGTGGATGGCAGGCGTCTTGCTAATGTTGCTGAGTTTAAAACCATCTTAGCGGGCAAACCGGCAGGTGCTAAGTTTGATTTAACAGTTGCAACCGGAGATACGAGAAAAACATTGACTATGAAGACAATCCCTGAGCCGCCGTTTCTCCCTAAAATGACACAGGCGACAAAACCGATAAAAGAGTTTGATTGGTTAGGAACGGAGGTTGAGCCGATTAAGCCGCCTCTTTCAGCTTATGTTAAAAACGGTGTCTATGTTTCCGATGCCGGAGGGGTGCTGAAAGCAGCCGGAGTTATCAAAGGCGACATAATAACCGCGATAAACAATAAGCCGGTTTCTGATATGTTCTCTTTTGTAGGTATTACCGGAGATGTGAATGTTAAGGAGGGGTTTGTGCTGGATATAATCAGGTCAGGGCAGCCCATGTTTATAACCGTCAAGGGCTAA
- a CDS encoding VWA domain-containing protein: protein MKKRVVLTAIVAVLLVLVVSVVVASVGATNPKKAPFELNDVKVRDFAKVAAVVVSNETDVPLKKENVSITVDGQTIGDFSITSVNDESTSLILAIDVSRSMNGIPIANAKKYASYLLAPFSDGNYATLLTFGNYVKVIENLSDDKSVLTSKIDSLTALEKKTLLYSGISEGIKLAEKSKTAKTSMLVITDAKDEDSDIPIETLMKEIKKPHIPVNVMIFGNSRHYFEPLDNITKLTKGTLLVNPGFEEIQTLSRTIFIPKRIKYLIDYNYSGPTGKHVCIVKLKHQGQDIELKKEFIIPAANVQTPESTPHAAVESKPKEETVVDSPLKTSVQSNQWLLLLLTVVLLFVIVIILLLRKGGKSDDTSVTQAVKAIQDELKKVTAGVAEIKRAELVITDNEGVESFIHGLLGEFVEGIQENLKNILRRLEMETKNAISNVRETKSQEYATLQQDIAAITNTVGAGAGAFDKIYDGIRESIKDELTDSVGKTHAKVKETFLEIVAELKNALTVDFASKLGTFTGAIATKEMMKDFEKRLEAVSLFITGIPPMRNTFEKHQLDIEGKLSHLETMISELKQNIHKAGHEMTVQEKIDYEKIADTNKETMKDFEKRLEAVSAFITGIPPMRNAFVQHQSDIEGMFLSLAEQLSELKQGAQKTDREAIGYEKIDYEKITDATKETLKDFEKRLDAVSAFISEIPPMRNAFVQHQSDIEEKLSTLAEQLSELKQNAEKKPDHEMTVQEKIDYEKIADTNKETMKDFEKRLEAVSAFISGIPPMRNAFVQHQSDIEAKLSTLSEQLSELKQSAQKTDYEAIDYEKIDYEKITDATKETLKDFEKRLDAVSAFISGIPPMRNAFVQHQSDIEAKLSTLAEQLSELKQSTQKTDHEAIDYEKIDYEKITDATKETLKDFEKRLDDVSLFISGIPPMRNAFVQHQSDIEAKLSTLSAELFELKQSAQKTDYEAIDYEKIADATKETLKDFEKRLDDVSSFISGIPPMRNAFVQHQSDIEEKLSGLSAEMTTFKDALINVIRLLGSIQTQGK from the coding sequence ATGAAAAAGAGGGTGGTTCTTACTGCAATAGTTGCAGTGTTGTTAGTATTAGTTGTATCAGTTGTGGTTGCCTCTGTTGGTGCTACCAATCCTAAGAAAGCTCCTTTTGAATTAAACGATGTAAAGGTCAGAGATTTTGCTAAAGTTGCGGCTGTAGTGGTCTCTAACGAAACTGATGTTCCGTTAAAAAAGGAAAACGTCAGTATTACCGTAGATGGCCAAACAATTGGTGATTTTTCTATAACATCGGTTAACGATGAGTCCACGTCGCTTATTTTGGCAATAGATGTCAGCAGAAGCATGAACGGGATTCCGATTGCAAATGCAAAAAAATACGCATCCTACCTGCTGGCTCCTTTTAGCGATGGTAACTATGCGACTCTTTTGACTTTTGGTAACTATGTAAAAGTTATTGAGAATCTCTCTGATGATAAATCTGTTCTCACAAGTAAAATAGATTCACTAACAGCTCTTGAGAAAAAAACACTGCTTTATAGCGGCATTTCAGAGGGAATTAAATTAGCCGAAAAATCTAAAACGGCAAAGACATCTATGCTTGTTATTACTGATGCTAAAGATGAAGATAGCGATATACCGATTGAAACTCTCATGAAAGAAATTAAAAAACCTCATATTCCTGTCAATGTGATGATTTTTGGCAACAGCCGGCATTACTTTGAGCCCCTTGACAACATTACAAAACTGACAAAAGGCACTTTGCTGGTAAATCCAGGCTTTGAGGAGATTCAGACTCTTTCGCGAACTATTTTCATTCCTAAGCGGATTAAATATTTGATAGATTACAACTACTCAGGGCCGACTGGTAAACACGTGTGTATTGTTAAATTGAAGCATCAGGGACAGGACATCGAGTTAAAGAAAGAATTCATAATACCTGCAGCCAATGTCCAGACACCTGAGAGCACACCTCATGCCGCTGTTGAGTCTAAACCCAAAGAAGAGACTGTTGTTGATTCGCCATTGAAGACATCTGTGCAAAGCAATCAGTGGCTGCTTTTGCTGTTAACTGTGGTGTTACTGTTTGTAATAGTGATTATATTGCTGCTAAGGAAAGGTGGGAAATCTGACGATACCTCTGTTACACAAGCCGTCAAAGCCATACAGGATGAGCTTAAAAAGGTCACTGCCGGAGTTGCTGAAATAAAGAGAGCGGAATTGGTAATAACAGATAACGAGGGAGTTGAGTCATTTATTCACGGCTTATTGGGAGAATTTGTTGAGGGCATTCAGGAGAATCTAAAAAACATTCTGAGAAGACTTGAAATGGAAACAAAAAATGCTATCTCTAATGTCAGAGAGACAAAGAGTCAGGAGTATGCGACTTTACAGCAAGATATAGCAGCCATCACTAATACTGTAGGCGCAGGGGCAGGGGCTTTTGACAAGATTTATGATGGCATAAGAGAGTCAATTAAAGATGAACTGACAGATAGCGTAGGTAAAACTCATGCTAAGGTTAAAGAAACTTTTCTGGAGATAGTTGCTGAGTTGAAAAATGCGCTTACTGTTGACTTTGCCTCTAAACTTGGGACTTTTACAGGAGCCATTGCTACGAAGGAAATGATGAAGGATTTTGAAAAGCGGCTTGAGGCAGTTTCCTTATTTATAACCGGAATCCCACCTATGAGGAATACTTTTGAAAAGCACCAACTTGATATAGAGGGGAAATTGTCACACCTTGAAACTATGATTTCCGAACTTAAACAAAACATACATAAGGCTGGACATGAAATGACTGTACAAGAGAAAATAGATTACGAAAAAATCGCTGATACCAACAAGGAAACGATGAAGGATTTCGAAAAGCGGCTTGAGGCAGTGTCGGCGTTTATAACCGGAATCCCACCTATGAGAAACGCCTTTGTGCAGCATCAAAGCGATATAGAGGGTATGTTTTTGAGCCTTGCAGAGCAGCTCTCTGAGCTTAAACAAGGCGCACAAAAAACCGACAGAGAAGCTATTGGTTATGAAAAGATAGATTATGAAAAAATCACCGATGCCACAAAAGAAACATTGAAAGACTTTGAAAAGCGGCTGGATGCGGTATCTGCATTTATCTCAGAAATTCCGCCTATGAGGAATGCTTTTGTACAGCACCAGAGTGATATAGAAGAGAAACTTTCAACACTTGCAGAGCAGCTCTCTGAGCTTAAACAAAACGCAGAAAAGAAGCCTGACCATGAAATGACTGTACAAGAGAAAATAGATTATGAAAAAATCGCTGATACCAATAAGGAAACGATGAAAGACTTTGAAAAGCGGCTTGAGGCAGTGTCGGCGTTTATCTCAGGAATTCCGCCAATGAGGAACGCTTTTGTACAGCACCAAAGCGATATAGAAGCCAAACTATCAACACTTTCAGAGCAGCTCTCTGAGCTTAAACAAAGTGCACAAAAAACAGACTATGAAGCTATTGATTATGAAAAGATAGACTACGAAAAAATCACCGATGCCACAAAAGAAACTCTGAAAGACTTTGAAAAGCGGCTTGATGCGGTATCTGCATTTATCTCAGGAATTCCGCCTATGAGGAACGCTTTTGTACAGCACCAAAGCGATATAGAGGCCAAACTTTCAACACTTGCAGAGCAGCTCTCTGAGCTTAAACAGAGTACACAAAAAACAGACCATGAAGCTATTGATTATGAGAAGATAGACTACGAAAAAATCACCGATGCCACAAAAGAAACTCTGAAAGACTTTGAAAAGCGGCTGGATGATGTATCATTATTTATCTCCGGAATTCCACCAATGAGGAACGCTTTTGTGCAGCATCAGAGCGATATTGAAGCCAAGCTGTCAACTCTTTCAGCAGAGCTATTTGAGCTTAAACAAAGCGCCCAAAAGACTGACTACGAAGCGATAGATTACGAAAAAATAGCTGATGCCACAAAAGAAACCCTGAAAGACTTTGAAAAGCGGCTGGATGATGTATCGTCATTTATATCCGGAATTCCACCAATGAGGAACGCTTTTGTGCAGCATCAGAGCGATATTGAAGAAAAACTATCTGGGCTTTCAGCGGAAATGACAACATTTAAAGACGCCCTTATAAATGTTATCAGGCTTCTGGGCTCAATACAGACACAGGGGAAGTAG
- a CDS encoding LemA family protein, protein MNDRDQINQILKKVYASELGLIEQAPNIALKNKHGLSRIYAALWSRQPAAIKTAIFALTMAVISAAVYYYNTFTINYFNVVMERAQIEAQLQRRNDLIPNLVATANKYMNYEQNVFTHVSDVRAAVKSLDKTIELKGLKADDLSVLSKFQAVAEAYPILKSSEAYTLLLKELSDTETKIVEMRIAYNKVSSYYNSRLKMFPGNIFNLVFRFKEMPVFESVVRAKTTPGVK, encoded by the coding sequence ATGAACGACAGAGATCAGATTAATCAGATACTGAAGAAAGTGTATGCGTCGGAGCTTGGACTTATAGAGCAAGCTCCAAACATCGCTTTAAAAAACAAACATGGCCTTAGCAGAATATATGCGGCTCTGTGGAGCCGGCAGCCGGCAGCTATTAAGACAGCCATTTTTGCTCTTACAATGGCTGTTATTTCCGCAGCCGTGTATTACTACAATACATTTACAATAAACTACTTCAATGTGGTAATGGAAAGAGCTCAGATAGAGGCGCAGTTGCAAAGGAGAAACGATCTGATTCCCAATCTTGTTGCAACAGCCAATAAGTACATGAACTATGAGCAGAATGTGTTTACCCATGTCTCAGACGTAAGGGCTGCCGTAAAATCCCTGGACAAGACGATAGAGCTTAAGGGGCTTAAGGCTGATGATCTTTCTGTGCTGTCTAAATTTCAAGCGGTGGCTGAGGCCTATCCAATCCTTAAGTCCTCCGAGGCATACACTCTTTTGCTAAAGGAGCTATCCGACACGGAGACAAAAATAGTGGAAATGAGAATTGCCTATAACAAAGTGTCAAGCTATTACAACTCAAGATTAAAGATGTTTCCGGGTAATATATTTAACCTCGTTTTCAGATTTAAGGAAATGCCGGTTTTTGAGTCCGTGGTAAGGGCAAAGACTACTCCGGGGGTTAAATAG
- a CDS encoding tetratricopeptide repeat protein, with translation MRDTIKKLKINPDLSEFKIIMKTVFTNSKRLLDGMINVYNDVTQLNPADAIDIYISAGDKMQQRGDYEGAIKSYKKVLEVDSTHLETLIKLGKAFVYVGLPNEAIEMLSRAAVLNRSDAQCFFHLGTSYYMIDEYAKALTAYSESIKLDPSFAEAYYKLGLVHDSMSEFDKSIEAYQHAISLNPNFIKAYQSIGLAYEGRGQREEALKYFKKALELEGKGFK, from the coding sequence ATGAGAGATACAATAAAGAAATTGAAAATAAACCCGGATTTGAGCGAGTTTAAGATAATTATGAAAACTGTATTCACAAACAGCAAAAGACTACTTGATGGTATGATTAATGTCTATAACGATGTGACACAGTTAAACCCCGCCGATGCAATAGATATTTACATCTCAGCTGGTGATAAGATGCAGCAAAGGGGCGACTATGAGGGAGCTATAAAGTCATACAAAAAGGTGCTGGAGGTTGACAGCACGCATCTGGAGACCCTCATTAAACTTGGTAAGGCTTTCGTATATGTGGGACTCCCTAACGAGGCTATAGAAATGCTTAGCCGTGCTGCCGTGCTAAACCGCTCGGATGCCCAGTGTTTCTTTCACCTTGGCACCTCCTACTACATGATTGATGAGTATGCAAAGGCTTTGACCGCATATAGTGAGTCAATAAAATTAGACCCGTCTTTTGCAGAAGCATATTACAAACTAGGGCTTGTGCATGACAGCATGTCTGAGTTTGATAAATCAATAGAGGCGTATCAACATGCGATTTCCTTAAACCCAAACTTCATAAAGGCATACCAGAGCATAGGGCTTGCGTATGAGGGCAGGGGGCAGAGGGAGGAGGCACTGAAGTATTTCAAAAAAGCGCTTGAGCTTGAAGGAAAAGGATTTAAATAA
- a CDS encoding sulfite exporter TauE/SafE family protein — translation MRKTILKLAAVIVLIMLITGCARVLVVPQHLTLDGFLDVLKVVVVGVFVGFLGTMIGAGGGFLLVPILLIFYKFTPQHAIGTSTAVVFLNALSGTFSYIDQKRIDYELGVKFSVIAVVGVIIGAFLTQALNFLVFSVIFSVLLIALSYSMIFMEDFSLICEKNLERPKKRVLYDSYGQTHTYAPDLSVGFGGSFIVGILSGLLGIGGGLLHVPLMGFIGIPIHVAAATSHFIIVITSFFGVLAFIGFHTIDFDYAIFIGVGTILGALFGAKAAKRTNGEVIKKIIAFLLIFMALKLLLNLR, via the coding sequence TTGAGAAAGACGATACTAAAATTAGCAGCGGTTATTGTGCTCATCATGCTTATCACGGGCTGTGCGAGGGTGCTTGTGGTGCCTCAGCACCTGACGCTTGACGGATTTCTGGATGTGCTTAAGGTAGTGGTAGTTGGGGTTTTTGTGGGATTTTTAGGCACAATGATAGGGGCTGGCGGCGGATTTTTACTGGTGCCGATTCTGTTGATTTTTTATAAGTTTACGCCACAGCACGCAATAGGTACTTCTACTGCGGTGGTGTTTTTAAATGCGCTTTCCGGTACGTTTTCCTATATAGATCAAAAACGAATAGATTACGAGCTTGGAGTGAAGTTTTCAGTGATAGCTGTTGTGGGTGTGATAATAGGAGCGTTTCTGACACAAGCGTTGAATTTTCTTGTGTTTTCTGTAATATTTTCTGTTTTATTAATAGCGCTTTCCTACAGTATGATATTTATGGAGGATTTTTCGCTGATTTGTGAAAAAAACCTGGAGCGTCCCAAAAAACGAGTGCTTTACGACTCATATGGGCAAACGCACACGTATGCGCCGGATCTTTCAGTCGGGTTTGGCGGAAGTTTTATAGTAGGTATTCTTTCGGGGCTTTTGGGAATAGGCGGAGGCCTTCTGCACGTGCCGCTGATGGGCTTTATTGGCATACCGATACACGTTGCTGCCGCTACCAGCCACTTCATTATAGTGATAACCAGTTTCTTTGGCGTGCTGGCCTTTATAGGGTTTCACACAATAGACTTTGATTACGCTATATTTATAGGAGTTGGAACAATACTGGGCGCTCTTTTTGGCGCAAAGGCTGCAAAACGTACCAATGGTGAAGTTATAAAAAAGATTATAGCTTTTCTGTTAATTTTCATGGCGTTGAAACTGTTATTGAATCTCAGGTAA